Proteins co-encoded in one Pseudomonas beijingensis genomic window:
- a CDS encoding translation initiation factor 2 gives MRKGPLCLLLVSLAIGAPAHGEESTEGSHSAPLSLSAGGQIAELQQRLKDSERQREELSKQLKNADSERESAVLARLRQENQRLKLQLKEAQASPLPRLLTDQQQWFVIGAGVALLALLCGIFASGGRRQRRQWLN, from the coding sequence ATGCGCAAAGGTCCGTTGTGCCTGTTGTTGGTCTCGTTGGCGATCGGAGCGCCCGCCCATGGCGAGGAAAGCACCGAGGGCAGTCATTCGGCGCCCTTGTCCCTGAGCGCCGGCGGCCAGATCGCTGAATTGCAGCAACGCTTGAAAGACAGCGAGCGCCAGCGTGAAGAGCTGAGCAAACAACTGAAAAATGCCGACAGCGAACGCGAAAGCGCGGTGCTGGCCCGACTGCGCCAGGAAAACCAGCGCCTGAAGCTGCAACTCAAGGAAGCCCAGGCCAGCCCGCTGCCGCGCCTGCTGACCGATCAACAGCAATGGTTCGTCATTGGTGCCGGGGTAGCGCTATTGGCCTTGCTCTGCGGTATCTTTGCCAGCGGTGGACGTAGACAACGTCGGCAATGGCTAAATTGA
- a CDS encoding efflux RND transporter periplasmic adaptor subunit: MLRRRMLIMLGVVLLVVLLLAGYKAFSVYQQIQSFSAPKPPVSVAVATAAQQPWQARLPTVGSLKALQGVDLSLEIAGTVQKVQFQSGQKVKAGQPLLQLDSEVESALLETAEADLGLSQLDFGRGRQLVGSQAISKGEFDRLSAQLKKNQATVNQLKASLAKKHILAPFSGTIGIRQVDVGDYLASGTVIATLQDLSSLYVDFYVPEQTVPRLAIALPVNVSVSAYPGQTFVGTISAINPKVEDSTRNVLVRATLANPDGKLLPGMFANLQVILPDVAAGIVVPESAVTYTLYGNSMYVVTQKKAADGTVEKDDKGQPVLIAERRFVETGERRDGQVLVAKGVQSGEQVVIAGQIKLDNGTPIAISDDKTLTEQNSPPRAD, encoded by the coding sequence ATGCTGCGACGCCGCATGCTGATCATGTTGGGTGTTGTCCTGCTGGTGGTGCTGTTGCTCGCCGGCTACAAGGCCTTCTCCGTTTACCAGCAGATCCAGTCGTTCTCTGCGCCAAAACCGCCGGTCAGCGTCGCCGTGGCCACGGCCGCCCAGCAACCCTGGCAAGCTCGCCTGCCCACCGTTGGCAGCCTCAAGGCGCTACAAGGCGTGGACCTGAGCCTGGAAATCGCCGGGACCGTGCAGAAAGTGCAGTTCCAGTCGGGCCAAAAGGTCAAGGCCGGCCAGCCGCTCCTGCAACTGGACAGCGAAGTCGAAAGCGCCCTGCTGGAAACCGCCGAGGCCGACCTGGGCCTGTCACAACTGGATTTCGGTCGCGGCCGACAACTGGTGGGCAGCCAGGCGATCTCCAAAGGCGAATTCGACCGGCTCTCGGCGCAATTGAAGAAGAACCAGGCCACGGTCAATCAGCTCAAGGCGTCGCTGGCCAAGAAACACATCCTGGCGCCGTTCAGCGGCACCATCGGCATTCGCCAGGTGGATGTCGGCGACTACCTGGCCAGCGGCACGGTGATCGCCACCCTGCAGGACCTCAGCAGCCTGTACGTGGACTTCTACGTGCCTGAACAAACCGTGCCCCGGCTCGCCATTGCCCTGCCAGTCAACGTCAGCGTCTCGGCCTATCCCGGGCAGACCTTCGTCGGCACCATCAGCGCGATCAACCCCAAGGTCGAGGACAGCACCCGCAACGTCCTGGTACGCGCCACCCTGGCCAACCCCGACGGCAAGCTGCTGCCCGGCATGTTCGCCAACCTGCAGGTGATCCTGCCGGACGTGGCCGCCGGAATCGTCGTGCCGGAAAGCGCCGTGACCTACACCCTCTACGGCAACTCCATGTACGTGGTGACGCAAAAGAAAGCCGCCGACGGCACGGTCGAGAAGGACGACAAGGGCCAGCCGGTCCTGATCGCCGAACGGCGCTTCGTTGAAACCGGCGAGCGACGCGACGGGCAGGTGCTGGTTGCCAAAGGCGTGCAGAGCGGCGAACAAGTCGTGATCGCCGGCCAGATCAAGCTCGATAACGGTACGCCGATCGCCATCAGCGACGACAAGACCCTGACCGAACAGAACAGCCCGCCGCGCGCGGACTGA
- a CDS encoding imelysin family protein, whose translation MFRPKLLFTSLAAIALGACSPQDPQAVTSAAIAKQVILPTYSRWVEADRQLATSALAFCQGKENLDTARADFLKAQKAWAELQPLLIGPLAEGNRAWQVQFWPDKKNLVGRQVEQLVNSQPQIDAAGLAKSSVVVQGLSAYEYLLFDAKIDMADAAQKAKYCPLLIAIGERQKQLAEEILSGWNTNDGMLAQMSKFPNQRYADSHEAIADLLRVQVTALDTLKKKLGTPMGRQSKGVPQPFQADAWRSQSSLQGLEASLSAARTVWAGVDNKGLRGLLPSDQKPLADKIDAAYDASLKLFASSQRSLTEMLNDDAGRQQLNDLYDSLNVVHRLHEGELAKALGIQLGFNANDGD comes from the coding sequence ATGTTCCGTCCCAAGCTGTTGTTCACCAGCCTCGCCGCCATCGCCCTCGGCGCCTGCTCGCCCCAAGACCCACAAGCCGTCACCTCGGCCGCCATCGCCAAACAAGTGATCCTGCCGACCTACAGCCGCTGGGTCGAGGCCGACCGGCAACTGGCGACCAGCGCCCTGGCGTTCTGCCAAGGCAAGGAAAACCTGGACACCGCTCGCGCCGACTTCCTCAAGGCGCAAAAAGCCTGGGCCGAGCTGCAACCGCTGCTGATTGGTCCACTGGCCGAGGGCAACCGCGCCTGGCAGGTGCAGTTCTGGCCGGACAAGAAAAACCTGGTGGGCCGTCAGGTCGAGCAGTTGGTCAACAGCCAGCCGCAGATCGACGCCGCCGGCCTGGCCAAGTCCAGCGTTGTCGTGCAAGGGCTCTCGGCCTACGAATACCTGCTGTTCGACGCCAAAATCGACATGGCCGACGCCGCCCAGAAAGCCAAGTACTGCCCGCTGCTCATCGCCATCGGTGAACGCCAGAAGCAACTGGCCGAAGAGATCCTGTCGGGCTGGAACACCAACGACGGCATGCTCGCCCAGATGAGCAAATTCCCCAACCAGCGCTACGCCGACTCCCACGAAGCCATCGCCGATCTGCTGCGCGTGCAGGTCACGGCCCTGGACACGCTGAAGAAAAAACTCGGCACACCGATGGGCCGCCAGAGCAAGGGCGTACCTCAGCCATTCCAGGCCGATGCCTGGCGCAGCCAGTCGTCGCTGCAAGGGCTGGAAGCCAGCCTGAGCGCGGCCAGGACCGTCTGGGCCGGCGTGGACAACAAGGGCCTGCGCGGCCTGTTGCCAAGCGACCAGAAGCCGTTGGCCGACAAGATCGACGCCGCCTACGATGCCTCCTTGAAACTGTTCGCCAGCAGCCAGCGCTCGTTGACCGAAATGCTCAACGACGATGCCGGGCGCCAGCAACTCAACGATCTGTACGACAGCCTTAACGTCGTCCATCGCCTGCACGAAGGCGAACTGGCCAAGGCGCTGGGCATTCAACTGGGCTTCAATGCCAACGACGGTGACTGA
- a CDS encoding sensor histidine kinase — translation MRSLFWRILASFWLAITLVAGLSILMGHMLNQDAWILSRHPGLNTLAEEWTQTYESQGEDAAQDILQQRKRQYRIDVQVLNESGDPVVRGTFPPRAAAFEARQKRLPWRRLTDEFTSAKTGDTYLFIYRIPHPELDAWHRESLLLPLSALGIALVVLTLFSLLVTFSITRPLSRLRGAVHDLGQATYQQNSLAKLANRRDEFGVLATDFNRMGARLQSLIASQRQLLRDVSHELRSPLARLRIALALAERATPEEREKLWPRLTRECDRLEALISEILVLARVDADNAGAEEVDLNGLLVTLQKDAQLASPEQTVQLETEADLTLKGWPTMIERAVDNLLRNAQRFNPSGPSIEMRAVRQGERILISVRDHGPGVEAEHLGQLGEPFYRAPGQTAAGHGLGLAIARRAAERHGGALVLGNHPEGGFIATLELPLVPGAVVLP, via the coding sequence GTGCGTTCATTGTTCTGGCGCATCCTGGCCAGTTTCTGGCTGGCCATCACCCTGGTTGCAGGGCTTTCGATCCTGATGGGCCACATGCTGAACCAGGACGCCTGGATCCTCAGCCGCCACCCGGGCCTCAACACCCTGGCCGAAGAATGGACGCAAACCTATGAAAGTCAGGGCGAGGACGCCGCCCAGGACATCCTGCAACAACGCAAGCGCCAGTATCGCATCGACGTCCAGGTGCTCAACGAAAGCGGTGACCCGGTGGTACGCGGCACCTTCCCGCCTCGCGCCGCCGCCTTCGAGGCACGGCAAAAGCGCCTGCCCTGGCGGCGGCTGACCGACGAGTTCACCAGCGCCAAAACCGGCGACACTTACCTGTTCATCTACCGCATTCCCCATCCTGAACTGGACGCCTGGCACCGCGAGAGCCTGCTCTTGCCCCTCAGTGCACTGGGGATCGCGTTGGTGGTGCTGACACTGTTCAGCTTGTTGGTGACCTTCTCCATCACCCGTCCACTGAGTCGCCTGCGCGGCGCCGTGCATGACCTGGGGCAAGCCACCTACCAACAGAACAGCCTCGCCAAACTGGCCAATCGTCGGGATGAATTCGGCGTATTGGCCACTGACTTCAACCGCATGGGCGCACGCCTGCAAAGCTTGATTGCCAGCCAGCGCCAACTGCTGCGCGACGTGTCCCACGAACTGCGCTCGCCCCTGGCCCGACTGCGCATTGCCTTGGCATTGGCTGAACGGGCCACCCCCGAGGAACGTGAAAAACTCTGGCCGCGCCTGACCCGCGAATGCGATCGCCTGGAGGCGCTGATCAGCGAAATCCTGGTCCTGGCCCGGGTCGATGCCGACAACGCCGGCGCCGAAGAGGTGGACCTCAACGGTTTGCTGGTCACCCTGCAAAAAGATGCGCAGTTGGCTTCACCGGAGCAAACCGTGCAGCTTGAAACCGAGGCGGACCTGACCCTCAAGGGCTGGCCGACCATGATCGAGCGGGCGGTGGACAACCTGCTGCGCAACGCCCAGCGCTTCAATCCGAGCGGGCCATCGATCGAGATGCGCGCGGTGCGCCAGGGCGAACGGATCCTGATCAGCGTGCGCGACCACGGGCCCGGCGTGGAGGCCGAACACCTGGGGCAATTGGGCGAACCGTTCTACCGCGCCCCCGGCCAGACTGCCGCCGGCCATGGCCTGGGCCTGGCCATCGCACGCCGTGCCGCCGAACGCCATGGTGGTGCGCTGGTATTAGGTAACCATCCCGAAGGCGGCTTCATTGCGACATTGGAACTGCCGTTGGTGCCGGGGGCCGTGGTACTACCTTAA
- a CDS encoding di-heme oxidoreductase family protein, with protein MPSLPLCLCALFMALGLSACDDAPRFTQAEPGEARSGGAATVRKSDQNAFSQPSANLPPSRRVDFSVGNSFFRNPWVIAPSTTTARDGLGPLFNTNACQNCHVKDGRGHPPAPDATSAVSMLVRLSIPDAPAYAKVIEQLGVVPEPVYGGQLQDMSVPGVVPEGKVRVDYTPVPVRFKDGSVVELRKPNLQITQLGYGPLHPDTRYSARVAPPMIGLGLLEAIPDEALLANAKAQARENKGVAGRPNQVWDDVQQKTVLGRFGWKAGQPTLNQQNVHAFSGDMGLTTSLRPFDDCTQAQVDCQRAPSGNGPDGEPEVSDNILRLVLFYSRNLAVPARRDVNSPQVLAGKNLFFQAGCQSCHTPKYTTAANAAEPELANQVIRPYTDLLLHDMGEGLADNRSEFKASGRDWRTPPLWGIGLTETVNGHTQFLHDGRARNLLEAVLWHGGEAQAAQRQVLAFNAEQRAALLAFLNSL; from the coding sequence ATGCCGTCGTTGCCTCTTTGTTTATGTGCACTGTTCATGGCCCTGGGCCTGAGTGCCTGCGATGATGCCCCGCGCTTTACCCAGGCCGAACCGGGTGAAGCCCGGTCCGGTGGCGCCGCGACGGTGCGCAAGAGCGATCAGAACGCCTTTTCCCAGCCCTCGGCCAACCTGCCGCCCTCGCGGCGCGTGGATTTCAGCGTCGGCAACAGTTTCTTCCGCAACCCCTGGGTGATCGCTCCTTCGACCACCACCGCCCGGGACGGCCTCGGGCCCTTGTTCAACACCAACGCCTGCCAGAACTGCCACGTCAAGGACGGTCGCGGCCATCCGCCGGCGCCGGACGCGACCAGCGCGGTGTCGATGCTGGTGCGCCTGTCGATTCCCGACGCACCGGCCTACGCCAAGGTCATCGAGCAACTGGGGGTGGTGCCGGAGCCGGTCTACGGTGGGCAATTGCAGGACATGTCGGTGCCCGGTGTCGTTCCCGAAGGCAAGGTGCGGGTCGATTACACGCCGGTCCCGGTGCGTTTCAAGGACGGCAGCGTCGTCGAACTGCGCAAGCCGAACCTGCAGATCACCCAACTGGGGTATGGCCCGCTGCACCCCGATACGCGCTATTCGGCCCGCGTGGCACCGCCAATGATCGGCCTGGGTCTGCTGGAGGCCATCCCCGACGAGGCGCTCCTGGCGAACGCCAAAGCCCAGGCGCGAGAGAACAAAGGCGTCGCCGGTCGTCCCAACCAGGTCTGGGACGATGTGCAACAGAAAACCGTGCTGGGGCGTTTCGGTTGGAAAGCCGGGCAGCCCACCCTCAACCAACAGAACGTCCACGCGTTCTCCGGTGACATGGGCCTGACCACGAGCCTGCGCCCTTTCGACGACTGCACCCAGGCCCAGGTCGACTGCCAGCGCGCGCCCAGCGGTAACGGTCCGGACGGCGAGCCGGAAGTCAGCGACAACATCCTGCGCCTGGTGCTGTTCTACAGCCGCAACCTCGCGGTGCCGGCCCGTCGCGACGTGAACTCGCCCCAAGTGCTGGCGGGCAAGAACCTGTTTTTCCAGGCCGGCTGCCAGTCTTGCCACACACCGAAATACACCACCGCCGCCAACGCCGCCGAACCGGAGTTGGCCAACCAGGTCATCCGCCCCTACACCGACCTGCTGCTGCACGACATGGGTGAAGGCCTGGCTGACAACCGCAGCGAATTCAAGGCCAGCGGTCGTGACTGGCGAACCCCGCCACTGTGGGGCATCGGCCTGACCGAAACCGTCAACGGCCACACCCAGTTCCTGCACGACGGTCGTGCCCGCAACCTGCTCGAAGCCGTGCTGTGGCATGGCGGCGAAGCACAAGCGGCGCAACGCCAGGTTTTAGCGTTCAATGCCGAGCAGCGCGCTGCGTTGCTGGCCTTTCTGAATTCCCTTTAA
- a CDS encoding Spy/CpxP family protein refolding chaperone, which produces MRKTLIALMFAAALPTVAMAMPEGPGPMGPMDGPRHGGQMHDKGPYSQLDLSREQRQQIRHIMGEQRHEQRELVDKYLAKLSPADQKAMQDEMQARHQKVDAQIRGLLKPEQQKEFDAIQKKQAERRAEWAEFKAWKAQQPQKAQ; this is translated from the coding sequence ATGCGCAAGACCCTTATCGCTCTGATGTTCGCTGCCGCCCTGCCGACCGTCGCCATGGCCATGCCCGAAGGCCCCGGCCCGATGGGGCCGATGGACGGCCCACGCCACGGCGGCCAGATGCATGACAAAGGTCCCTACAGCCAACTGGACCTGAGCCGCGAACAACGCCAGCAGATTCGCCATATCATGGGCGAACAGCGCCACGAACAACGGGAATTGGTCGACAAGTACCTGGCCAAGCTGTCGCCAGCCGACCAGAAAGCCATGCAGGACGAAATGCAAGCCCGGCATCAGAAGGTCGATGCCCAGATCCGTGGACTGCTGAAGCCTGAGCAGCAAAAAGAATTCGACGCGATCCAGAAGAAACAGGCCGAACGTCGCGCCGAGTGGGCTGAGTTCAAGGCCTGGAAAGCGCAACAGCCGCAAAAAGCGCAATAA
- a CDS encoding response regulator transcription factor: protein MSELLLIDDDQELCELLVSWLSQEGFQARACHDGQSARKALAETAPAAVVLDVMLPDGSGLELLKQLRTDHPELPVLMLSARGEPLDRILGLELGADDYLAKPCDPRELTARLRAVLRRSHPTAVSSQIELGDLTFSPVRGVVSIDEQEQTLTVSESRLLEALLKQPGEPLDKQELAQIALGRKLTLYDRSLDMHVSNLRKKIGPHPDGRPRIVALRSRGYYYSL, encoded by the coding sequence ATGAGCGAGCTGTTACTGATAGATGATGACCAGGAGCTGTGTGAGCTCCTCGTGAGTTGGCTGAGCCAGGAAGGGTTTCAGGCCCGCGCCTGTCACGATGGCCAGAGTGCCCGCAAGGCCCTGGCCGAAACCGCCCCGGCTGCCGTGGTCCTGGACGTGATGCTGCCCGACGGCAGTGGCCTGGAACTGCTCAAGCAATTGCGCACCGATCACCCGGAATTGCCGGTGCTGATGCTGTCGGCCCGGGGTGAACCGCTGGACCGTATCCTTGGCCTGGAACTGGGCGCCGATGACTACCTGGCCAAGCCCTGCGACCCACGGGAACTGACCGCCCGCCTGCGCGCCGTGCTGCGCCGCAGCCACCCGACGGCCGTGTCCAGCCAGATCGAACTGGGTGACCTGACCTTCAGCCCGGTGCGTGGCGTGGTCAGCATCGACGAACAGGAACAGACCCTCACCGTTTCCGAAAGCCGCCTGCTCGAAGCACTGCTCAAGCAGCCGGGCGAGCCGCTGGACAAGCAGGAACTGGCGCAGATCGCCCTGGGCCGCAAACTGACCCTGTACGATCGCAGCCTCGACATGCACGTGAGCAACCTGCGCAAGAAAATCGGCCCCCACCCCGACGGCCGTCCGCGCATCGTGGCGCTGCGTAGCCGTGGTTACTACTACAGCCTCTAA
- a CDS encoding DUF1513 domain-containing protein, whose translation MFRRQVLALGSLLLGAVTLGGWTLFKQKDKHPLLLSARDDGDGKHYAVGYRLDGTRVFATQVGQRCHDIINHPTQPIALFVARRPGTESYLIDLRDGTLLQTITSLPNRHFYGHAVIHKSGEWLYATENDTTDPGRGLLGVYRFDGERLVHSGELSTHGIGPHQVSWMPDGETLVVANGGIRTEAESRVEMNLDAMEPSLVLMQRDGTLLSKETLAQSMNSVRHLGIASDGTIVSGQQFMGAAHESSELLAIKRPGQPFQAFPVPEEQLQAMGHYTASVAVHSDLRLVALTAPRGNRFFIWDLDSGEVRLDAPLPDCAGVGAVADGFVVTSGQGRCRYYDCRQTQLVAKPLDLPAGLWDNHLHLA comes from the coding sequence ATGTTTCGACGTCAGGTCCTGGCACTGGGTAGCTTGTTGCTCGGCGCCGTCACCCTGGGCGGCTGGACGCTGTTCAAGCAAAAGGACAAGCACCCACTCTTGCTTTCGGCACGGGACGATGGCGACGGCAAGCACTACGCCGTCGGCTATCGACTGGACGGCACGCGGGTGTTCGCCACCCAGGTCGGCCAGCGTTGCCATGACATTATCAATCACCCGACGCAGCCGATTGCGCTGTTCGTCGCCCGTCGTCCAGGCACCGAAAGCTACTTGATCGACCTGCGCGACGGGACGCTGCTGCAAACCATCACCTCGTTGCCGAACCGGCATTTCTACGGCCACGCGGTCATCCATAAAAGCGGCGAATGGCTATACGCCACCGAGAACGATACCACCGACCCGGGACGCGGCCTGTTGGGCGTGTACCGTTTCGACGGCGAGCGGTTGGTGCATAGCGGCGAGCTATCCACCCACGGCATCGGTCCTCACCAGGTGTCCTGGATGCCCGATGGCGAGACGCTGGTGGTGGCCAACGGCGGCATTCGCACCGAAGCCGAAAGCCGGGTTGAAATGAACCTCGACGCCATGGAGCCGAGCCTGGTGCTGATGCAACGCGATGGCACCCTGCTGAGCAAGGAAACCCTCGCCCAATCGATGAACAGCGTGCGCCACCTAGGCATCGCCAGTGACGGCACTATCGTCTCCGGCCAGCAGTTCATGGGCGCGGCCCACGAATCGTCGGAACTGCTGGCGATCAAGCGACCGGGGCAGCCTTTCCAGGCATTCCCGGTGCCCGAAGAGCAATTGCAGGCCATGGGGCACTACACCGCCAGCGTCGCCGTGCACAGCGACCTGCGACTGGTGGCCCTGACCGCCCCGCGCGGCAACCGCTTCTTCATCTGGGACCTGGACAGTGGCGAAGTCCGCCTGGATGCGCCCCTGCCAGACTGTGCCGGCGTGGGTGCGGTGGCCGACGGTTTTGTCGTGACCTCGGGCCAAGGGCGTTGCCGCTATTATGATTGCCGGCAGACACAATTGGTTGCAAAACCTCTGGATCTGCCGGCAGGGCTCTGGGATAACCATTTGCATCTGGCCTGA
- a CDS encoding multidrug efflux RND transporter permease subunit: MAFTDPFIRRPVLATVVSLLIVLLGFQAWSKLPLRQYPQMENALITVTTAYPGANAETIQGYITQPMQQSLASAEGIDYMTSVSRQNFSVISVYARIGSNSDRLFTELLAKANEVKNQLPQDAEDPVLSREAADASALMYISFFSKELNNPQITDYLSRVIQPKLATLPGMAEAEILGNQVFAMRLWLDPVKLAGFGLTAADVTNAVRQHNFLSAAGEVKGEYVVTSINANTELKSAEAFAAIPLKTDGDSRVLLRDVARVEMGAENYDTISSFGGTPSVYIGIKATPGANPLDVIKEVRKIMPEMEAQLPTNLKAEIAYDATLFIQASIDEVVKTLFEAVLIVIVVVFLFLGALRSVVIPVVTIPLSMIGVMFFMQLMGYSMNLLTLLAMVLAIGLVVDDAIVVVENIHRHIEEGKTPFDAAIEGAREIAMPVVSMTITLAAVYAPIGLLEGLTGALFKEFALTLAGAVVISGIVALTLSPMMCALLLRHDENPSGLAHRLDMLFERLKSRYQHMLHGTLNTRPVVLVFAVIVLLLIPVLVMFSKSELAPDEDQGIIFMMANAPQPTNLDYLNTYTDHFITIFKEFPEYYSSFQINGYNGVQSGIGGFLLKPWNERDRTQMEILPEVQAKLESVPGLQIFGFNLPSLPGTGEGLPFAFVINSPKEYATLLEVADRVKKRALESGKFAFMDIDLAFDKPEVVVDIDRAKAAQMGVSMQDLGGTLATLLGESEINRFTLEGRSYKVIAQVERPFRDNPDWLNNYYVKNAKGESLPLSTLITVSDRARPRQLNQFQQLNAVTISGFPIVSMGEAIETVRQIAREEAPVGFAFDYAGASRQFVQEGSALWVTFALALAIIFLVLAAQFESFRDPLVILVTVPLSICGALIPLFLGWSSMNIYTQVGLVTLIGLISKHGILIVEFANQLRREQNLSPREAVEQAASIRLRPVLMTTAAMVFGMVPLILATGAGAVSRFDIGTVIATGMSIGTLFTLFVLPCVYTLLAKPDKA; the protein is encoded by the coding sequence ATGGCTTTTACCGATCCGTTCATCCGCCGTCCGGTGCTCGCCACCGTGGTCAGCCTGTTGATCGTGCTGCTGGGCTTCCAGGCCTGGAGCAAGCTGCCCCTGCGTCAGTATCCACAAATGGAAAACGCCCTGATCACGGTGACCACCGCCTACCCCGGGGCCAACGCCGAAACCATCCAGGGCTACATCACCCAACCGATGCAGCAGAGCCTGGCCAGTGCCGAGGGCATCGACTACATGACCTCGGTCAGTCGCCAGAATTTCTCGGTGATTTCGGTCTATGCCCGCATCGGTTCCAACAGCGACCGACTCTTTACCGAACTGCTGGCCAAGGCCAACGAGGTCAAGAACCAATTGCCCCAGGACGCCGAGGACCCGGTCCTCAGCCGTGAGGCCGCCGATGCCTCGGCCCTGATGTACATCAGCTTCTTCAGCAAGGAACTGAACAACCCGCAGATCACCGACTACCTGTCACGGGTGATCCAGCCCAAGCTGGCGACACTGCCCGGTATGGCCGAAGCGGAGATCCTAGGCAACCAGGTCTTCGCCATGCGCCTGTGGCTGGACCCAGTCAAGCTCGCCGGCTTCGGACTGACCGCCGCCGACGTGACCAACGCCGTGCGCCAGCACAACTTCCTTTCCGCCGCCGGTGAAGTGAAAGGCGAGTATGTGGTCACCAGCATCAACGCCAACACCGAACTCAAGTCCGCCGAAGCCTTCGCCGCAATCCCGCTCAAGACCGACGGCGACAGTCGCGTGTTGCTGCGGGACGTGGCTCGCGTGGAAATGGGGGCCGAGAACTACGACACCATCAGTTCCTTCGGTGGCACGCCCTCGGTGTACATCGGGATCAAGGCCACGCCAGGCGCGAACCCGCTCGATGTGATCAAGGAAGTGCGCAAGATCATGCCGGAGATGGAGGCCCAGCTCCCGACCAACCTCAAGGCCGAGATCGCCTACGACGCCACCCTGTTCATCCAGGCGTCCATCGACGAAGTGGTGAAAACCCTGTTCGAGGCGGTGCTGATCGTCATCGTCGTGGTGTTCCTGTTCCTCGGCGCCCTGCGTTCGGTGGTCATCCCGGTGGTGACTATCCCGCTGTCGATGATCGGCGTGATGTTCTTCATGCAGTTGATGGGCTACTCGATGAACCTCCTGACGCTGCTGGCCATGGTGCTCGCCATCGGCCTGGTGGTGGACGACGCCATCGTGGTGGTGGAGAACATTCACCGGCACATCGAGGAAGGCAAGACCCCGTTCGACGCCGCAATAGAAGGTGCCCGGGAAATCGCCATGCCGGTGGTCTCGATGACCATCACCCTGGCGGCGGTGTATGCACCGATCGGCCTGCTCGAAGGCCTGACGGGTGCCTTGTTCAAGGAGTTCGCCTTGACCCTGGCCGGTGCGGTGGTGATCTCCGGGATCGTCGCCCTGACCCTGTCGCCCATGATGTGCGCCCTGCTCCTGCGCCACGACGAGAACCCCTCGGGGCTGGCCCATCGGCTGGACATGCTCTTTGAACGCTTGAAGAGCCGTTACCAGCACATGCTCCATGGCACGCTCAATACACGGCCGGTGGTGCTGGTGTTCGCGGTGATCGTACTGCTGCTGATCCCGGTGCTGGTCATGTTCAGCAAGTCCGAACTGGCCCCCGACGAGGACCAGGGCATCATCTTCATGATGGCCAACGCCCCGCAGCCCACCAACCTCGACTACCTGAACACCTATACCGATCACTTCATCACCATTTTCAAGGAGTTCCCGGAGTACTACTCCTCGTTCCAGATCAATGGCTATAACGGCGTGCAATCGGGCATCGGCGGCTTCCTGCTCAAGCCCTGGAACGAACGCGACCGTACCCAGATGGAAATCCTGCCCGAGGTCCAGGCCAAGCTGGAAAGCGTGCCTGGCCTGCAGATATTCGGTTTCAACCTGCCCTCGTTGCCGGGCACCGGAGAAGGCTTGCCGTTCGCGTTCGTCATCAACTCACCGAAGGAGTATGCGACGCTGCTGGAAGTTGCCGACCGGGTCAAAAAGCGCGCATTGGAATCCGGCAAGTTCGCCTTCATGGACATTGACCTGGCGTTCGACAAGCCGGAAGTCGTGGTGGATATCGATCGCGCCAAGGCCGCCCAGATGGGTGTTTCCATGCAAGACCTGGGCGGTACCCTGGCGACGCTGCTGGGCGAATCCGAGATCAACCGCTTCACCCTCGAGGGCCGCAGCTACAAGGTCATTGCCCAGGTCGAACGGCCGTTCCGGGACAACCCCGACTGGTTGAACAACTACTACGTGAAAAATGCCAAGGGTGAATCGTTACCGCTGTCGACGCTGATCACGGTCAGCGACCGGGCGCGGCCGCGACAGCTGAACCAGTTCCAGCAGCTCAATGCGGTGACGATTTCAGGCTTTCCCATCGTGAGCATGGGCGAGGCCATCGAGACCGTCCGCCAGATCGCCCGAGAGGAAGCACCGGTGGGGTTCGCCTTCGATTACGCCGGGGCTTCGCGCCAATTCGTTCAGGAAGGCAGCGCGTTGTGGGTGACCTTTGCCCTGGCCCTGGCGATTATCTTCCTGGTGCTGGCCGCGCAGTTCGAAAGTTTCCGGGACCCGCTGGTGATCCTGGTGACCGTGCCGCTGTCCATCTGCGGTGCCCTGATTCCGCTGTTCCTCGGCTGGTCGAGCATGAACATCTATACCCAGGTGGGCCTGGTAACGTTGATCGGCTTGATCAGCAAGCACGGGATCCTGATTGTCGAGTTCGCCAACCAGTTGCGCAGGGAACAGAACCTGTCGCCGCGCGAAGCCGTGGAACAAGCCGCGTCGATTCGTCTGCGGCCGGTACTGATGACCACCGCGGCGATGGTGTTCGGCATGGTGCCGCTCATCCTCGCCACTGGCGCCGGGGCAGTGAGCCGCTTCGACATCGGCACGGTGATCGCCACGGGCATGTCGATTGGCACCTTGTTCACACTGTTTGTGTTGCCTTGCGTCTACACGCTGCTGGCCAAGCCGGACAAGGCCTGA